A part of Desulfobacterales bacterium genomic DNA contains:
- a CDS encoding cytochrome c3 family protein — protein sequence MFSKKEMKLAGALAICLLVIGVISYAAFPLKAPEEPLRLMYTVAAGNVLFNHKTHASIEGYGLSCFDCHHHPPEDDSALVACGACHLPPAEETEVNETCLDCHDESDFEDTEMLTRGDAFHDQCIKCHQDFEAGPVECTGCHAL from the coding sequence ATGTTTTCAAAAAAAGAAATGAAACTGGCAGGTGCATTGGCCATATGTTTATTGGTCATCGGTGTGATTAGCTACGCCGCCTTTCCGCTCAAGGCGCCGGAAGAGCCGCTGCGTTTGATGTATACGGTTGCGGCGGGCAATGTCCTGTTCAACCATAAAACACACGCATCCATAGAAGGTTACGGGCTGTCGTGTTTTGACTGCCACCATCATCCCCCAGAGGACGATTCGGCGCTTGTTGCCTGTGGTGCATGTCATTTGCCCCCAGCAGAAGAAACTGAGGTCAATGAAACTTGTCTGGATTGTCATGATGAATCTGATTTCGAAGATACGGAAATGCTGACGCGGGGCGACGCATTCCATGACCAGTGTATCAAATGTCACCAGGATTTTGAAGCCGGTCCGGTAGAGTGTACCGGCTGTCATGCACTATAA
- a CDS encoding cyclic nucleotide-binding domain-containing protein: MVDLDFLEDVDAFSDLDDDQLATVQECCEVAKFKRGETIFAAGQVPEYFWLVLDGEVNLIWDAPEGPAMPEDTISTLTEGMPFGWSSLVPPNKYRLSAHCASRSCKTIKISRDRLLQLFEDDAQLGYRVMAKVMIVVGQRFHQLQDEVARRRGYDIINRW, translated from the coding sequence ATGGTCGATCTCGATTTTTTGGAAGATGTGGATGCGTTTTCAGACCTGGATGATGATCAGCTGGCAACCGTACAGGAATGCTGCGAAGTCGCAAAATTTAAACGCGGCGAAACCATCTTTGCGGCCGGACAAGTCCCTGAATATTTTTGGCTCGTGCTTGACGGTGAGGTGAATCTGATCTGGGATGCCCCCGAAGGACCGGCAATGCCCGAAGACACCATCTCGACCCTGACCGAAGGGATGCCTTTCGGCTGGTCTAGTCTGGTGCCGCCCAACAAGTACCGCCTTTCTGCCCACTGCGCTTCGCGAAGCTGCAAGACGATCAAAATCTCGCGAGACCGACTGCTGCAACTGTTCGAAGATGACGCCCAGCTGGGATACCGCGTTATGGCAAAGGTCATGATTGTCGTCGGCCAACGATTTCACCAGCTTCAAGATGAAGTCGCCCGTCGCAGGGGCTATGATATTATTAATCGGTGGTAA
- a CDS encoding NAD(P)H-dependent oxidoreductase subunit E produces MGGLDFLKKVDIFKGFNQDQLNAAGKSGQEKQYLFEEKLFAEGDDADRIWLVVDGQVHLRFDLPGRPTSEQNTVFAISAAQTLGWSSFVPPFKYALSAYSATKTCKILQIQKDHLLECFEADPRMGLMFMTNVATIASQHFDQLQESATVSPVSKVKITVHMSTCGIAAGARQVMSALMEEISKSNRQDIEVASAGCIGHCKNEPNITVEFGSSEPVIYQKMTPEKMRQVFEKHILGGDVQTDFVLVQ; encoded by the coding sequence CTTTTTAAAGAAGGTCGACATCTTCAAGGGATTCAATCAGGATCAGTTAAATGCTGCCGGTAAAAGCGGGCAGGAAAAGCAATATCTCTTTGAAGAAAAACTGTTTGCCGAAGGGGATGATGCCGACCGCATCTGGCTGGTCGTTGATGGACAGGTCCACCTTCGATTTGATTTGCCGGGCCGCCCCACTTCGGAGCAAAACACTGTTTTCGCGATATCTGCTGCGCAGACGCTGGGCTGGTCAAGTTTCGTACCGCCTTTCAAGTATGCGCTTTCCGCTTATAGTGCCACCAAAACCTGCAAAATCCTGCAAATCCAGAAAGATCACCTCCTGGAATGTTTTGAGGCAGATCCCCGCATGGGGCTGATGTTCATGACAAATGTGGCTACCATCGCCAGCCAGCATTTTGATCAACTCCAAGAATCGGCCACTGTCTCGCCGGTGTCGAAGGTTAAAATTACAGTTCACATGTCCACCTGTGGCATTGCCGCCGGTGCGCGCCAGGTGATGAGCGCCTTGATGGAAGAAATTTCCAAATCAAATCGACAAGATATTGAGGTGGCCAGTGCCGGATGCATTGGTCATTGCAAAAATGAGCCTAACATTACAGTTGAATTCGGCAGCAGTGAGCCGGTCATATATCAAAAAATGACTCCCGAGAAGATGCGTCAGGTATTTGAAAAGCATATTCTAGGGGGTGATGTTCAGACCGATTTTGTATTGGTCCAATAA